A stretch of Thermus aquaticus DNA encodes these proteins:
- a CDS encoding DUF2442 domain-containing protein — MWPEVVEVCPLEGLSLWLRFSDGREGVVDLSGLPLLGILERLKDPAFFHQVGVDPETGTAAWPGGIDLDPLVLLGALGP, encoded by the coding sequence GTGTGGCCCGAAGTGGTGGAGGTCTGCCCCCTGGAGGGCCTCTCCCTCTGGCTCCGCTTCTCCGACGGGAGGGAAGGGGTGGTTGACCTGAGCGGCTTGCCCCTCCTCGGGATCCTGGAAAGGCTCAAGGACCCTGCCTTCTTCCACCAGGTGGGGGTCGACCCGGAGACGGGCACGGCGGCCTGGCCCGGGGGGATCGACCTGGACCCCCTGGTCCTCTTGGGGGCCCTTGGCCCCTAA